A single window of Montipora capricornis isolate CH-2021 chromosome 14, ASM3666992v2, whole genome shotgun sequence DNA harbors:
- the LOC138032224 gene encoding uncharacterized protein isoform X2: MLRLKQFVICPFCRSFCPSGRFDIHTASRPDEDYFVASTDAINQLMGTMAKYNGRCPLCGYDLGMQSFEVLRHGHTVRISVFCAAGHSLRWFSSNSISGKFTANLRSSLQMQDMTQVVLHNTPLFQLYLSGHRIGEVAHDYVLALKTWLNGKGIKNSYDSWHGRPF; encoded by the exons ATGCTGAGACTCAAACAGTTTGTAATCTGTCCGTTCTGCCGTTCGTTTTGTCCATCTGGCCGTTTTGACATCCACACTGCAAGTAGGCCTGATGAAGATTATTTTGTTGCATCAACTGACGCCATAAATCAACTTATGGGTACGATGGCAAAATACAATGGAAGATGTCCTCTCTGTGGATATGATCTAGGCATGCAGTCATTTGAGGTGCTGCGGCATGGCCATACTGTTCGCATAAGCGTTTTTTGTGCTGCTGGCCATTCATTGCGATGGTTTTCAAGCAACAGCATTTCAGGAAAGTTTACTGCAAATTTGAG GTCATCATTACAGATGCAAGACATGACTCAAGTCGTGCTGCACAACACACCACTGTTTCAGCTATATCTCAGCG gTCATCGCATTGGTGAAGTTGCACATGACTATGTACTGGCTTTAAAAACTTGGCTGAATGGGAAAGGAATTAAGAACTCCTATGACAGCTGGCATG GGAGACCATTCTAA
- the LOC138032224 gene encoding uncharacterized protein isoform X1 — translation MLRLKQFVICPFCRSFCPSGRFDIHTASRPDEDYFVASTDAINQLMGTMAKYNGRCPLCGYDLGMQSFEVLRHGHTVRISVFCAAGHSLRWFSSNSISGKFTANLRSSLQMQDMTQVVLHNTPLFQLYLSGHRIGEVAHDYVLALKTWLNGKGIKNSYDSWHGGKGVKKAFKKVASGLVRD, via the exons ATGCTGAGACTCAAACAGTTTGTAATCTGTCCGTTCTGCCGTTCGTTTTGTCCATCTGGCCGTTTTGACATCCACACTGCAAGTAGGCCTGATGAAGATTATTTTGTTGCATCAACTGACGCCATAAATCAACTTATGGGTACGATGGCAAAATACAATGGAAGATGTCCTCTCTGTGGATATGATCTAGGCATGCAGTCATTTGAGGTGCTGCGGCATGGCCATACTGTTCGCATAAGCGTTTTTTGTGCTGCTGGCCATTCATTGCGATGGTTTTCAAGCAACAGCATTTCAGGAAAGTTTACTGCAAATTTGAG GTCATCATTACAGATGCAAGACATGACTCAAGTCGTGCTGCACAACACACCACTGTTTCAGCTATATCTCAGCG gTCATCGCATTGGTGAAGTTGCACATGACTATGTACTGGCTTTAAAAACTTGGCTGAATGGGAAAGGAATTAAGAACTCCTATGACAGCTGGCATG GAGGAAAAGGTGTAAAGAAGGCCTTCAAAAAGGTAGCCAGTGGTCTAGTGAGAGACTGA